The following coding sequences lie in one Bacteroidota bacterium genomic window:
- a CDS encoding DNA gyrase/topoisomerase IV subunit A, whose amino-acid sequence MTDELDEQEKENLNGDNGEHDQPEPSDFEGASNLPKTIHVSGMFKNWFLDYASYVILERAVPHIRDGLKPVQRRILHALKELDDGRFNKAANVIGHTMKYHPHGDASIGDAMVQLGQKEILIDTQGNWGNILTGDSAAAPRYIEARLSKFALEVMFNHKITTWVPSYDGRNKEPQVLPVKFPLLLAQGVEGIAVGLTSKILPHNFNELIDASIDLLRGKETEVYPDFLTGGMVDVSRYNDGARGSRVRIRARIGQYDKKTLVITEIPFGTNTSSLIDSIVAANDKGKIKIRKIEDNTAEKVEILIHLVPGVSPDTTIDALYAFTNCEMSVSPTGCVIDDQKPRFLGMKEILAYSTHNTVDLLKMELEIQKAEALEHLHFASLERIFIEKEVYLRIKKAKTDEEINSTIFAGLKPFVKQLVRQISIEDVMRLRKIPIDRISKYNSDKAEDIIQSINDDIKQINYDLDNLVQFAIDYFIRIKKKFGKGRDRRTEIRNFDVIQASLVAAANQKLYVNREEGFAGTSLKKDEFVADCSDIDDMIVFRGDGTFIVTKVSEKTFIGTDSIHISIFKKIDDRTIYNMIYQDGKIGKAMVKRFAIGGITRDKEYVLTKGTPNSRVLYFTANPNGEAETVTVHFRPKPRLKILQMDFDFSTIAIKGRASIGNTLSKNSVRKVVLKDQGYSTLGARDIWFDDTVNRLNVEQRGVYLGAFADDDRIFTITKSGFYKLYNYDLSNHFDDDILIIEKFNPKRIFTAVYFDGEMQYYFAKRFDIEVTEKKVSFIGEAEGSELHFLTKDTFPMIEIQFANKDGKERPNETVNLAEFIGVKSYKAKGKRLSNYLISKCIPLEPLPSPEDEQEELRPAILDELKQKLDAMEELDEFDELDEHDELPAAYLKDLKSSAGKGKSQPASEKKEKAQIAEDADEAKIQKKDEAPKKHKTEVSKSEKPVSNPEKAAVKQDKILQKQEIAPKKETAPVKKQEPLPKIETPSVETNPAEPVPPKTKPKGKKDDGTLQIAFDF is encoded by the coding sequence ATGACAGACGAATTGGACGAACAGGAAAAAGAGAACCTTAACGGCGATAATGGCGAACACGATCAGCCCGAACCGTCGGATTTTGAAGGTGCATCTAACCTTCCCAAAACGATTCACGTTTCGGGAATGTTCAAGAACTGGTTTCTTGATTACGCATCGTATGTAATACTGGAGCGGGCCGTTCCGCATATTCGCGACGGTCTGAAACCCGTTCAGCGACGCATTCTGCATGCACTTAAAGAGTTGGACGACGGGCGTTTTAACAAAGCGGCCAACGTTATCGGGCATACCATGAAGTATCATCCGCACGGCGATGCATCTATCGGCGATGCCATGGTACAGCTCGGACAAAAAGAAATTTTAATTGATACTCAGGGAAACTGGGGAAATATTCTTACCGGCGACAGTGCTGCCGCACCACGTTATATCGAAGCACGCCTCTCTAAATTTGCACTGGAGGTGATGTTCAATCATAAAATTACAACCTGGGTGCCTTCATACGACGGTCGTAACAAAGAGCCGCAGGTGCTTCCTGTAAAGTTTCCGTTACTGCTGGCACAAGGCGTTGAAGGTATTGCCGTTGGGCTCACTTCAAAAATTCTTCCTCACAACTTCAATGAACTTATTGACGCTTCTATTGACCTGCTCCGCGGTAAAGAAACAGAGGTTTATCCCGACTTTCTGACGGGTGGAATGGTGGATGTGTCGCGCTACAACGACGGCGCCCGCGGATCGCGCGTGAGAATCAGAGCACGCATAGGGCAGTACGACAAGAAAACGCTTGTCATTACTGAAATTCCCTTTGGAACAAACACATCATCACTCATTGATTCTATTGTTGCCGCCAATGATAAAGGCAAAATAAAGATTCGTAAAATTGAAGATAATACAGCTGAAAAAGTTGAAATTCTGATTCATCTTGTACCGGGTGTTTCGCCCGATACCACTATTGATGCGCTATACGCATTCACCAATTGTGAAATGTCTGTATCGCCCACGGGCTGCGTTATTGATGATCAGAAACCGCGCTTCCTCGGGATGAAAGAGATTCTGGCCTATTCAACACATAATACGGTTGATTTGCTTAAAATGGAACTCGAGATACAGAAGGCCGAAGCGCTGGAACACCTGCATTTCGCCTCACTCGAACGCATCTTTATCGAAAAGGAAGTTTATCTCAGGATTAAAAAAGCGAAAACGGATGAGGAAATCAACAGCACCATTTTCGCCGGACTCAAGCCTTTTGTAAAACAACTGGTAAGGCAAATAAGCATCGAAGATGTAATGCGCCTTCGCAAAATTCCGATAGACCGCATTTCAAAATACAATTCAGATAAAGCTGAAGATATTATTCAGAGCATTAACGATGATATCAAGCAAATCAATTACGACCTTGACAATCTTGTTCAGTTTGCGATTGATTATTTCATCCGTATAAAGAAAAAATTTGGAAAAGGCCGCGACCGCCGCACAGAAATACGCAATTTTGATGTAATACAGGCAAGCCTTGTGGCTGCCGCTAACCAGAAGTTGTATGTGAATCGCGAAGAAGGATTTGCCGGTACATCACTTAAAAAAGATGAGTTTGTTGCCGACTGTTCTGATATTGACGATATGATTGTTTTCAGGGGCGACGGCACGTTTATCGTTACCAAGGTGAGTGAGAAAACATTTATCGGTACCGATTCTATTCACATCAGTATTTTCAAAAAAATTGATGACCGTACCATCTATAATATGATTTATCAGGATGGTAAAATCGGTAAAGCGATGGTGAAACGCTTTGCCATTGGTGGCATTACGCGCGATAAAGAATACGTGCTTACCAAAGGAACACCCAATTCGCGAGTGCTTTATTTTACGGCCAATCCAAACGGTGAAGCCGAAACGGTGACCGTTCACTTCAGACCGAAACCACGACTGAAGATTCTTCAGATGGATTTTGATTTCAGTACAATTGCAATCAAAGGCAGAGCCTCTATCGGGAACACACTTTCAAAAAATTCAGTTCGCAAGGTTGTCCTGAAAGATCAGGGATATTCAACGCTTGGAGCCCGCGATATCTGGTTTGATGATACCGTGAACAGGCTCAATGTTGAACAGCGTGGAGTATATCTGGGGGCTTTCGCAGACGACGACCGTATTTTTACCATTACCAAATCCGGTTTCTACAAGCTTTATAATTACGACCTGTCAAATCATTTTGATGACGATATTTTAATCATTGAAAAGTTCAACCCGAAACGGATTTTTACGGCGGTGTATTTTGATGGTGAGATGCAGTATTATTTTGCAAAAAGATTCGATATTGAAGTTACCGAAAAGAAAGTCTCTTTTATAGGCGAAGCAGAAGGCAGCGAATTGCATTTCCTGACAAAGGATACCTTCCCGATGATTGAAATTCAGTTTGCAAATAAAGACGGTAAAGAACGCCCGAACGAAACTGTGAATCTGGCGGAATTTATCGGTGTGAAGAGCTACAAAGCAAAAGGGAAAAGGCTTTCCAATTATCTGATTTCAAAATGTATTCCGCTGGAGCCGCTGCCATCGCCCGAAGATGAGCAGGAAGAACTGCGCCCTGCCATTCTGGATGAGCTGAAACAGAAGCTTGACGCGATGGAAGAACTCGATGAATTTGATGAACTTGATGAGCATGATGAACTGCCTGCCGCTTATCTGAAAGACTTAAAATCATCGGCCGGTAAAGGAAAATCACAGCCGGCATCCGAAAAGAAAGAAAAGGCGCAAATTGCGGAAGATGCTGATGAAGCAAAAATCCAGAAAAAGGATGAGGCGCCGAAAAAGCATAAAACAGAGGTGTCTAAATCCGAAAAGCCTGTTTCAAATCCGGAAAAAGCAGCTGTAAAACAGGATAAAATATTACAAAAGCAGGAAATTGCCCCGAAAAAGGAAACGGCTCCCGTTAAGAAACAGGAACCCTTACCTAAAATTGAAACCCCGTCTGTTGAAACAAATCCTGCCGAACCTGTTCCCCCTAAGACGAAGCCCAAAGGCAAGAAGGATGATGGAACATTACAAATTGCATTTGATTTCTAA
- a CDS encoding FprA family A-type flavoprotein translates to MKTDEKILNITNDVTWIGVLDPGLRHFDVVMETEFGTTYNSYFIAAQKKAIVETAKEKFFDIWMSKLTRLCNLKELEYVFVNHTEPDHSGSLKKLIELAPQVKVVGSGNAIRYLSEIMNCEFQHIVVKESDVIDLGNKKMKVIGAPNLHWPDSIYTYLEEDKVLFTCDSFGAHYCDAEMFDDKVGDFDKAFRYYFHMILRPFSKFMLKAIEKIRPLDIKAICTGHGPLLTSDWKRYVDLTEELATRYLEMPAKERVFIPFVAAYNKTGVLAEAIAKGVRAAGNIEVEVCDIEHVSPMVLDDKITRCTGIIVGCPTINQNILLPVYTLFAVINPLRDRGKLAGCFGSYGWSGEASKILETNLQNLKLNYFPGGLFVKFTPSEADLLQAEEYGLAFGKKILELNRVTCNG, encoded by the coding sequence ATGAAGACTGATGAGAAAATACTCAACATTACGAATGATGTTACCTGGATAGGAGTACTCGACCCCGGTCTGCGCCACTTTGATGTGGTGATGGAAACTGAGTTTGGCACAACCTATAATTCATATTTTATTGCTGCACAAAAAAAAGCCATTGTAGAAACTGCCAAAGAAAAATTCTTTGATATCTGGATGAGCAAGCTCACCCGGTTGTGCAATCTGAAAGAGCTGGAATACGTTTTTGTGAACCATACAGAACCGGATCACAGCGGCAGTCTGAAAAAGTTGATTGAACTGGCACCTCAGGTTAAAGTGGTCGGAAGCGGCAATGCTATTCGCTACCTCAGCGAAATCATGAACTGCGAGTTTCAGCATATCGTGGTGAAAGAAAGTGATGTGATTGACCTGGGGAATAAAAAAATGAAAGTGATAGGCGCGCCAAACCTGCACTGGCCCGATTCAATCTATACCTATCTTGAAGAAGACAAGGTGCTGTTTACCTGCGATTCATTTGGTGCGCACTACTGCGATGCAGAAATGTTCGATGATAAAGTGGGCGACTTCGACAAAGCTTTCAGGTATTATTTTCATATGATACTTCGCCCTTTCAGCAAGTTTATGCTAAAGGCAATTGAAAAAATTCGCCCGCTGGATATTAAGGCAATCTGCACCGGTCACGGACCACTGCTTACTTCCGACTGGAAGAGATATGTTGACCTTACGGAAGAACTTGCAACCCGCTACCTCGAAATGCCGGCTAAAGAACGCGTGTTTATTCCATTTGTGGCTGCCTATAATAAAACGGGTGTGCTTGCCGAAGCTATAGCGAAAGGTGTGAGAGCCGCAGGCAACATCGAAGTGGAGGTGTGCGATATCGAGCATGTTTCTCCTATGGTACTTGATGATAAAATTACACGATGTACGGGCATTATCGTCGGTTGTCCTACCATTAACCAGAATATTCTGTTGCCCGTATATACATTGTTTGCGGTTATAAATCCGCTGCGCGACCGGGGTAAACTGGCCGGATGCTTTGGATCATACGGCTGGAGCGGTGAAGCGTCCAAAATATTGGAAACAAATCTTCAAAATCTTAAATTGAATTATTTCCCGGGAGGACTTTTTGTAAAGTTTACTCCGTCTGAAGCTGACCTCCTGCAGGCTGAGGAATATGGATTAGCCTTCGGAAAAAAAATACTTGAACTAAACCGAGTAACGTGCAACGGATAA
- a CDS encoding M15 family metallopeptidase, with protein MKIPRQSAAAAVLILIFTISCTHATKHAIEAQNKRRDSIAALDSVALIKKMMTADTVTAIEKELIAAGLTDIHTHDTNIRVELKYSTTDNFMKANIYGNLHKAFLQPDVAEKLLNAQKFLKELHPGYNLIIYDAARPRKYQKALWDSLKVPASQKGHFVSNPKNGSLHNFGAAVDLSIIDEKNKPLDMGCGFDTNDEIAYPSAETRLLAAGRLTQQQVDNRKLLRTVMYKAGFHNIQTEWWHFNSCTREEARAKYKIIE; from the coding sequence ATGAAAATACCCAGACAGTCAGCGGCTGCAGCAGTCCTTATTCTGATTTTTACTATTTCATGTACACATGCAACAAAACACGCCATTGAAGCGCAAAACAAGAGGCGCGACAGCATTGCTGCCCTCGACAGTGTTGCACTGATAAAAAAAATGATGACCGCTGACACCGTCACCGCTATTGAAAAGGAGCTGATAGCCGCCGGTCTTACAGACATTCATACACACGATACGAACATTCGGGTAGAGCTGAAATATTCTACGACCGATAACTTTATGAAAGCGAATATTTATGGCAACCTGCACAAAGCATTTCTTCAACCGGATGTTGCAGAAAAGCTGCTGAATGCGCAGAAATTTCTGAAAGAGCTTCATCCCGGTTACAACCTCATCATTTATGACGCCGCCCGTCCGCGTAAATATCAAAAAGCCCTGTGGGATTCGCTCAAGGTGCCGGCAAGTCAGAAAGGACACTTTGTTTCTAATCCCAAAAATGGCTCATTGCATAATTTCGGTGCGGCTGTTGACCTCAGTATTATAGATGAAAAGAACAAACCCCTTGATATGGGTTGTGGATTTGACACCAATGATGAGATTGCCTATCCATCTGCCGAGACGAGATTACTTGCAGCTGGGCGGCTTACACAACAGCAGGTTGATAACAGGAAGTTATTGCGTACAGTGATGTACAAGGCAGGATTTCATAACATACAAACGGAGTGGTGGCATTTCAATTCATGTACAAGGGAAGAGGCCCGGGCGAAATATAAGATTATTGAATAA
- a CDS encoding DUF1573 domain-containing protein encodes MMKKILPLIIFALLLTAFSTSNACAQTAQENIGYGDEAFAEADYYNASIYYSNALQLDSSDMAVVWKCAESFRMFNNYQLAEHWYAHLVTKDNANNYPIAQFNLALMQKSQGKYDEALASFNKYNKRHVGDNDYYSAKTKIEISACSEAKKLTEHKLNITIDHLLDASVNTAYSEFNAFQLGDTALIFSGLRPISAGTEESFIANAYISKVYIATATMAGWSRVREFDSRIDDKENHCANACFSRDHNKMWFTRGKADNNPQLQTAIYSSELKDGKWTKPEKLNDRINLQGYTATQPNLAEGKDFDILYFVSDRPGGIGKMDIWYVIIKDGKYQAPVNLGSTINTAGDDITPFYHDSTQTLYFSSDWHKGLGGFDIFYSRGSLNSWTAPVNIGFPLNSSFNDIYFTVNDVDHDGYFTSNRPGSLYIKSETCCNDIYYYEWGDTTSIKPIAEVRPKDTVTIEQTINLLLPLTLYFHNDEPDANSNAVTTKKNYKETLSAYYAMKDKYKEEYAKGLNGNEKAQAERDIDDFFENYVARGFSNLKTFSALLLKDLERGSKVQIKIKGYCSPLNTSEYNLNLAKRRISSLLNYMNQYDEGAFIPYLNGSAASGGKLTILQDPIGKAMANPLVSDNPNDLRNSVYSRAAAFERKIQIILYSSQPKHSKDSVIVYPVIKWAKTTHDFGIVEQDKKLACVFSFENTGASDLYITSVEASCGCTVVDWNKDPIPPGGESTIGIIFNTESPGGITETVTVLSNTEKGKDILFINADVSEEKK; translated from the coding sequence ATGATGAAAAAGATTTTGCCATTAATAATATTCGCATTACTGCTAACGGCATTCTCCACGTCAAATGCATGCGCTCAAACAGCTCAGGAAAATATTGGCTATGGTGATGAAGCATTTGCTGAAGCAGATTACTATAATGCTTCTATATACTACAGTAATGCTCTTCAGCTCGATTCATCAGATATGGCTGTGGTATGGAAATGTGCCGAGAGCTTTAGAATGTTTAACAATTATCAGCTTGCCGAACACTGGTATGCGCATCTTGTAACAAAAGACAATGCAAATAATTATCCCATTGCCCAGTTCAATCTTGCTCTGATGCAGAAATCGCAAGGGAAATACGATGAAGCACTGGCTAGTTTTAATAAATACAATAAAAGGCATGTCGGTGACAATGATTATTATTCCGCCAAAACAAAAATTGAAATAAGTGCCTGCAGTGAAGCAAAAAAGCTGACTGAGCACAAACTGAACATCACCATCGACCATTTGCTCGACGCTTCCGTAAATACAGCCTATTCCGAATTCAATGCCTTTCAATTGGGCGATACCGCTCTCATTTTTTCAGGATTACGTCCCATATCAGCCGGAACAGAAGAATCATTTATTGCAAATGCGTACATCTCTAAAGTATATATTGCTACAGCGACAATGGCAGGCTGGTCAAGGGTCCGCGAATTCGATTCACGCATCGACGATAAAGAAAATCATTGTGCGAATGCCTGCTTTTCGCGAGATCATAATAAAATGTGGTTCACACGCGGAAAGGCCGATAACAATCCACAGCTTCAGACGGCGATTTATTCAAGTGAGCTCAAAGACGGCAAATGGACAAAGCCCGAAAAACTAAATGACAGAATAAACCTGCAGGGATACACTGCCACACAGCCAAATCTGGCAGAAGGCAAGGATTTCGACATATTGTATTTCGTATCTGACCGTCCGGGCGGAATAGGAAAAATGGATATCTGGTACGTGATTATCAAAGATGGAAAATATCAGGCTCCGGTAAATTTAGGAAGTACGATTAATACTGCCGGTGATGATATTACACCATTCTACCACGATTCCACACAAACGCTGTATTTCAGCAGCGACTGGCATAAAGGTCTGGGCGGCTTTGATATTTTTTATTCCCGTGGCAGCCTGAACTCCTGGACAGCACCGGTAAATATAGGCTTTCCGCTCAACAGCAGTTTCAATGATATCTATTTTACGGTGAATGATGTTGATCATGACGGGTATTTTACATCCAACCGTCCCGGCTCCTTATATATTAAAAGTGAGACCTGCTGTAACGACATTTATTACTATGAATGGGGCGATACAACCAGTATTAAACCCATTGCGGAAGTGAGGCCAAAAGATACTGTAACCATTGAACAGACCATCAATCTGCTGTTGCCGCTTACGTTATATTTTCATAACGACGAGCCGGATGCCAACAGCAATGCCGTTACCACGAAAAAAAATTATAAAGAAACGCTCAGCGCATATTATGCGATGAAAGATAAATACAAGGAAGAATATGCCAAAGGATTGAACGGAAACGAAAAGGCGCAAGCCGAACGCGACATTGATGACTTCTTTGAAAATTATGTGGCACGCGGCTTTTCAAATCTCAAAACATTTTCAGCACTGCTGCTGAAAGATCTTGAACGAGGCAGTAAAGTGCAGATTAAAATTAAAGGATACTGCAGCCCGCTGAACACTTCCGAATACAATTTAAACCTTGCTAAACGCAGGATAAGCTCATTACTGAATTACATGAATCAGTATGATGAAGGCGCATTTATCCCCTACTTGAATGGCAGTGCTGCGAGTGGTGGGAAACTAACAATTCTACAGGATCCGATTGGAAAAGCAATGGCAAATCCTTTGGTGAGCGACAATCCGAACGATCTTAGAAATTCGGTGTATAGCCGTGCGGCCGCTTTTGAAAGGAAGATTCAAATCATTTTATACAGCTCACAACCTAAGCACAGCAAGGATTCCGTGATAGTTTATCCAGTGATAAAATGGGCGAAGACAACGCATGATTTCGGCATCGTGGAGCAGGATAAAAAATTAGCATGTGTATTTTCTTTTGAGAATACCGGCGCATCCGACCTGTATATCACTTCCGTTGAAGCAAGCTGCGGATGCACCGTTGTTGACTGGAATAAAGACCCTATACCACCCGGAGGAGAGAGCACTATCGGCATTATTTTCAACACCGAAAGCCCGGGTGGAATCACAGAAACCGTGACGGTGCTCAGTAATACCGAAAAAGGCAAAGACATTCTATTTATTAATGCAGACGTGAGCGAAGAGAAAAAATGA
- a CDS encoding PorP/SprF family type IX secretion system membrane protein produces the protein MRILRFILFSLCCFLAAKTWAQDLHYSQYWTSPLNLNPATAGFFNGKWRAGLNSKSQWSSVTVPYQTITAFFDMQVVKRKYHRDALGLGIVLNRDQAGDSKFATTQAAVCISYIKTLNRFNTNLISIGIQPGIVQRSISYASLYFDDQFNGNSYDPGLAHNENFSRSNFMYFDLGAGAHWMYQRTTSTNFSAGLGVFHLTQPGQTLFYESTVRLEIKYSGYAAIQFSAKPSLDLIPSALYMKQGPYSELMVGTQIKFVRDRHLLSYTSINTGVFMRASDALVLMAGFDYKKFNFALSYDVNLSRLKPASKLRGGFELSLIYVHNRAKSLRHKDIPCPIF, from the coding sequence TTGAGAATCCTGCGTTTCATACTATTTTCACTCTGTTGTTTTTTGGCCGCAAAAACGTGGGCACAGGACCTGCATTATTCGCAGTACTGGACGTCGCCGCTCAACCTGAATCCTGCCACGGCCGGTTTTTTCAATGGTAAATGGCGCGCCGGTCTTAACAGTAAAAGCCAATGGAGCTCGGTCACGGTTCCTTATCAAACAATAACTGCATTTTTTGATATGCAGGTGGTAAAACGCAAATACCATCGCGACGCGCTGGGACTTGGTATCGTTTTAAACCGTGACCAGGCGGGCGATTCAAAGTTTGCAACCACTCAGGCTGCGGTTTGTATTTCCTACATTAAAACACTGAACCGGTTTAACACCAACCTTATCTCTATTGGTATACAGCCGGGCATTGTACAACGCAGTATCAGCTACGCATCGCTATATTTCGACGATCAGTTCAACGGGAACAGTTATGACCCCGGCCTTGCACATAATGAGAATTTTTCAAGATCTAATTTTATGTATTTTGACCTTGGAGCGGGCGCGCACTGGATGTATCAGCGCACAACCAGTACGAATTTTTCGGCAGGTTTGGGCGTATTTCATCTCACGCAACCCGGACAAACGCTGTTTTATGAAAGTACCGTCAGACTGGAGATAAAATATTCAGGATATGCGGCCATTCAGTTTTCGGCAAAGCCATCACTCGACCTGATTCCATCAGCACTTTACATGAAGCAAGGACCATACAGTGAGCTCATGGTGGGCACACAAATAAAATTTGTGCGCGACCGTCATTTGCTAAGTTATACTTCCATAAATACGGGTGTGTTTATGCGGGCGTCTGATGCGCTGGTACTGATGGCAGGTTTTGATTATAAAAAATTCAATTTTGCGCTGAGTTATGATGTGAATCTTTCGCGGTTAAAACCGGCAAGCAAACTCAGAGGAGGTTTCGAACTATCACTGATCTATGTTCACAACAGAGCGAAGTCGTTGCGGCATAAAGACATTCCCTGTCCTATTTTTTGA
- a CDS encoding DUF4293 domain-containing protein encodes MIQRIQTLFLLLAIAATGSIFFLPLVSYYGLEHILMLDITKITNPVPGDVIPGLDKISVLPLFIAYILVIVIALVAIFLYKNRPIQYRVVAVAMLVNILLVAGIFYYADKIGKMINVAPAYGAGVYLAIVPLIFFVLAQRYIRRDEKLVRSADRLR; translated from the coding sequence ATGATACAGCGCATTCAGACCTTATTTTTACTTTTGGCAATTGCCGCCACCGGCAGCATTTTCTTTCTTCCTCTGGTAAGCTACTACGGTTTAGAACATATTCTGATGTTAGACATCACCAAAATCACCAACCCGGTTCCCGGTGATGTCATCCCGGGACTTGATAAGATTAGTGTTTTGCCATTATTTATCGCATATATTCTGGTAATCGTAATTGCACTGGTGGCTATTTTTCTTTATAAAAATCGCCCGATACAATACCGGGTGGTGGCGGTTGCCATGCTCGTGAATATACTGCTCGTTGCAGGCATATTTTATTATGCCGATAAAATCGGAAAAATGATTAATGTGGCTCCTGCTTATGGTGCCGGTGTTTATCTTGCCATAGTGCCACTCATCTTCTTTGTGCTGGCACAGCGCTATATTCGCCGCGATGAAAAGCTCGTTCGTTCCGCCGACAGATTGCGGTAG